In one Chitinophaga sancti genomic region, the following are encoded:
- a CDS encoding OsmC family protein yields the protein MKRNASANWQGTGKDGKGTVTTQSTVLNSTPYSYKSRFEDGNGTNPEELIAAAHAGCFTMKLSFLISGAGFTPENLDTKATVTLENGAVTGSHLELKATVPGLDAAKFAELAEEARTNCPISKLLNTEITLDASLA from the coding sequence ATGAAGAGAAATGCTTCTGCTAACTGGCAAGGTACAGGCAAGGATGGGAAAGGAACAGTTACTACACAATCCACTGTGCTGAACAGTACCCCGTATTCTTATAAGAGCCGTTTTGAGGATGGCAATGGTACAAACCCTGAAGAACTGATTGCAGCTGCGCATGCGGGCTGTTTTACAATGAAACTGAGTTTCCTGATCTCCGGCGCGGGATTTACGCCTGAGAACCTGGATACGAAAGCGACGGTGACCCTGGAGAATGGTGCGGTAACGGGGAGTCACCTGGAACTGAAAGCGACGGTGCCGGGCCTGGATGCAGCGAAGTTTGCAGAACTGGCGGAGGAAGCGAGAACGAATTGTCCGATTTCCAAGCTGTTGAATACTGAGATTACACTGGATGCGAGTTTAGCGTAA
- a CDS encoding YceI family protein, translated as MAIWKIDQSHSDVEFKIKHLMITNVTGYFKKYDATVESSSDDFADAKIAFEAEVAGITTNNEQRDQHLQAEDFFHAAQYPKLNFVSTGVKKVDDERYKVTGDLTMRGVTKPVELDVEFSGIVKDPYGQTKAGFEVKGKIARKEYGITFNGPTDNGGLLLGEEVKLLASVQLVKQA; from the coding sequence ATGGCAATCTGGAAAATTGATCAATCTCACAGTGATGTAGAATTCAAGATTAAGCATCTGATGATCACAAACGTAACTGGTTATTTCAAAAAGTATGATGCTACTGTAGAAAGCAGCAGCGATGATTTTGCTGATGCTAAGATTGCGTTCGAAGCTGAAGTAGCTGGCATCACTACTAATAATGAGCAACGTGATCAGCACCTGCAGGCAGAAGATTTCTTCCATGCAGCACAATATCCTAAACTGAATTTCGTGTCTACCGGTGTTAAGAAAGTAGACGACGAGCGTTATAAAGTAACTGGTGACCTGACAATGCGTGGTGTGACCAAACCAGTAGAACTGGATGTAGAGTTCAGCGGTATCGTTAAGGATCCATATGGACAGACCAAGGCTGGCTTTGAAGTAAAAGGTAAAATCGCGAGAAAAGAGTACGGCATTACATTCAACGGTCCTACCGACAATGGTGGTCTGTTATTGGGTGAAGAGGTAAAACTGCTGGCAAGTGTGCAGTTAGTGAAGCAAGCGTAA
- a CDS encoding helix-turn-helix domain-containing protein, translated as MSDKKEHIEIVSLPAYAQADNNFVASSLCELKESFFATNGKPHRHDFYTIYWIKKGHMEPTIDAVTYEVNQNTLYFLAPGQVHTMTFSEKVEGYMIAFQDAFMCLKDQAASLMGINSSLFFNNQFSTVITLQPEQERDFEMLVQLMKKEVKDQEPGFDTALHGLLRYFLVLASRIKGSSMIATPDQHASHNSSLFLQFKNLIEEKYTTLKNVSDYAGLMHVKPVLLNEISKQQSGITAGEHIRNRVILEAQRYLYNTDLSAKEIAYRLGFEDPHYFSRFFKKYTGQTPSEFKETGKLAI; from the coding sequence ATGAGTGACAAAAAGGAACATATCGAAATCGTCTCTTTACCGGCGTATGCGCAGGCCGACAACAATTTTGTTGCCTCCAGTCTGTGTGAGCTGAAGGAGAGCTTTTTTGCCACCAATGGAAAACCTCATCGTCACGATTTTTATACAATTTACTGGATCAAGAAAGGACATATGGAGCCGACTATTGATGCAGTGACATACGAAGTGAATCAGAATACACTGTATTTCCTGGCTCCGGGCCAGGTACATACGATGACCTTCAGCGAAAAAGTGGAAGGCTATATGATCGCGTTTCAGGATGCATTTATGTGCCTGAAAGACCAGGCAGCTTCGCTGATGGGTATTAATTCCTCCCTCTTTTTCAATAATCAGTTCAGTACCGTAATCACCCTGCAACCTGAGCAGGAAAGGGATTTTGAGATGCTGGTACAACTAATGAAAAAGGAAGTGAAGGACCAGGAGCCGGGTTTTGATACGGCTTTGCACGGATTGCTGCGCTATTTCCTGGTACTGGCCTCCCGTATCAAGGGCAGCAGTATGATCGCGACCCCTGATCAGCATGCATCGCATAACAGCTCCTTATTTTTACAATTTAAGAACCTCATCGAAGAGAAATATACTACGCTGAAGAATGTATCGGATTATGCAGGCCTCATGCATGTGAAGCCGGTATTGCTGAATGAGATCAGCAAGCAACAATCAGGTATTACGGCAGGTGAGCATATCCGCAACCGGGTGATCCTGGAGGCACAGCGTTATTTATATAATACTGACCTGTCAGCAAAAGAGATTGCTTACAGGCTAGGTTTTGAAGATCCCCATTATTTTAGTCGCTTTTTCAAGAAATATACCGGTCAAACGCCTTCTGAATTCAAAGAGACCGGGAAACTGGCTATTTGA
- a CDS encoding segregation and condensation protein A, translated as MADNSYKIKLPQFEGPFDLLLFFIERDELDIYNIPITTITNDFLNYIHHLESLNIELASEFILFVSTLMRIKAKMLLPRKELDEQGVEIDPRQELIDKILEYKRFKQAAAELAEKEADRMLMIKRGNIAKELSSIGEITSEGTEIQTLTLFKLTQTFEKVMQRVKQRDNKPQHVVYKYDYTMEGSRHYMIELASREKTLAFEKIFDHCQDRVHAIFLFLGMLELVQMKYMTIMVGEGRNNFIIDFIEPEDRELEVAGTLDME; from the coding sequence ATGGCCGACAACTCATATAAGATAAAACTCCCCCAGTTCGAGGGACCTTTTGACCTGCTGCTCTTCTTTATAGAGCGGGACGAACTGGACATCTACAATATCCCCATTACGACTATCACCAACGACTTTCTGAACTATATTCATCACCTGGAATCACTCAACATTGAGCTGGCCAGCGAATTTATCCTGTTCGTATCTACCCTGATGCGTATCAAGGCCAAGATGCTGCTGCCCCGCAAAGAACTGGATGAGCAGGGGGTGGAGATAGATCCCCGCCAGGAGCTGATCGATAAGATCCTGGAGTATAAACGCTTCAAGCAGGCGGCAGCCGAGCTGGCAGAGAAAGAAGCAGACAGGATGCTGATGATCAAGAGAGGGAATATTGCCAAAGAGTTGTCTTCTATCGGTGAAATCACCAGCGAGGGTACTGAAATACAGACGCTTACCCTTTTCAAGCTCACTCAGACCTTCGAAAAAGTGATGCAAAGGGTGAAGCAGCGGGATAATAAACCGCAGCACGTTGTATATAAATATGACTACACCATGGAGGGTTCCCGTCATTACATGATAGAACTGGCTTCGAGAGAGAAAACCCTGGCATTCGAAAAGATCTTCGATCATTGTCAGGACAGGGTGCACGCCATCTTCCTCTTCCTGGGCATGCTGGAACTGGTGCAGATGAAGTATATGACCATTATGGTAGGCGAAGGCCGGAACAATTTTATAATCGACTTTATAGAACCTGAAGACCGTGAACTGGAAGTAGCGGGAACACTGGATATGGAATGA
- a CDS encoding DUF3078 domain-containing protein, which yields MRRSFLTATLMVCAFGLLHAQTDWMKTSREEASGKIKKDASDTTKKIWKRGGIFNLNINQGTLTNWAASGDKFSFSVASTFNAFAFYKKGKHSWDNVLNLAYGYVNTTSLGGRKSDDLISITSKYGYDIGKNFYLSGLVDLRTQFSDGFLYTDTSRTLASRFFSPAYLVLSPGMDYKPTGQFSIFFSPVTGRYVFVMDDHLASQAAFGVDTGKHVKAEFGAYLTVNTVLTLAKGIVYKGRLDLYSNYRINPQNLDLYMTNSLNLAVNKYISAVISFDMIYDDDVKSFVNPKTGVAGPRLQIKEVIGVGFTAKF from the coding sequence ATGAGAAGATCGTTTTTGACGGCCACTTTAATGGTATGTGCCTTTGGGCTGTTGCATGCACAGACAGACTGGATGAAAACCTCCCGCGAAGAAGCGAGTGGGAAAATTAAGAAAGATGCCAGCGATACGACAAAAAAAATATGGAAAAGGGGGGGCATTTTCAACCTGAACATAAACCAGGGTACCCTGACTAACTGGGCAGCGAGTGGTGATAAATTCTCTTTCTCCGTGGCTTCTACCTTTAATGCATTTGCCTTTTACAAGAAGGGAAAACATAGCTGGGATAACGTGCTGAACCTGGCTTACGGGTATGTAAATACCACCAGCCTGGGAGGCCGCAAAAGCGATGACCTCATCTCCATTACTTCCAAATATGGTTATGACATTGGTAAGAACTTTTACCTGTCGGGTTTAGTCGATCTTCGTACACAGTTCTCAGATGGTTTCCTGTATACGGACACGAGCAGAACACTGGCATCCAGATTTTTCTCCCCTGCCTACCTTGTTCTTTCTCCGGGTATGGACTATAAGCCAACGGGCCAGTTTTCCATCTTCTTCTCACCTGTTACAGGTCGTTATGTATTTGTTATGGACGACCACCTGGCATCCCAGGCAGCATTTGGTGTGGATACAGGCAAGCATGTGAAAGCTGAGTTTGGTGCTTACCTGACGGTCAATACTGTGCTGACCCTGGCAAAAGGTATCGTGTACAAGGGCAGGTTAGACCTCTACTCCAATTACAGGATCAATCCGCAGAACCTGGACCTTTATATGACTAATTCACTCAACCTGGCAGTGAATAAATATATCTCTGCAGTGATCTCCTTCGATATGATCTACGATGATGATGTGAAGTCCTTCGTAAATCCTAAAACAGGTGTAGCAGGCCCCAGGTTACAGATCAAAGAAGTGATAGGGGTCGGATTTACCGCGAAGTTTTAA
- the mscL gene encoding large conductance mechanosensitive channel protein MscL, protein MGFFKEFRDFATKGNVVDLAVGVIIGAAFGKIVSALVDNIFMPILGILTGKVDFKEKYFLLNDSKGSSFESLAKAKEAGAPVLSYGLFIQSIIEFIIIAFCIFLLVKGINALTRKKEEAPAAPATPPEPSPQEKLLMEIRDELKKR, encoded by the coding sequence ATGGGTTTTTTCAAAGAGTTCAGAGATTTTGCCACCAAAGGGAATGTGGTTGATCTTGCGGTCGGTGTGATCATTGGTGCTGCATTCGGTAAGATTGTATCGGCACTCGTAGATAACATCTTTATGCCGATTCTTGGTATTCTGACCGGTAAGGTAGATTTCAAGGAAAAGTATTTCCTGCTCAATGATAGTAAGGGAAGTAGTTTTGAATCCCTTGCCAAGGCAAAAGAAGCAGGAGCCCCTGTATTATCTTATGGTCTCTTCATTCAGTCAATAATCGAATTTATCATCATTGCTTTCTGCATCTTCCTGCTGGTAAAAGGGATCAACGCCCTCACCCGGAAAAAAGAAGAAGCCCCTGCAGCACCTGCTACTCCTCCCGAACCTAGCCCACAAGAGAAGTTGCTGATGGAAATCAGAGACGAACTGAAAAAAAGATAA
- a CDS encoding PPK2 family polyphosphate kinase, protein MSKIKLADINTTAPKKLDKDKTKALTEQIRAELDELQNLLYAEHKHAILIVLQGMDASGKDGAIRSVMSTMNPEGVNVKAFKVPTEQEQDHDFLWRVHQHAPPKGMIMVFNRSHYEEVLVQRVHKWVNDKVIMKRMSAINDFERLLTAHGNTTILKFYLHISAEEQAERLQERTTNPKKMWKYNKGDLIEAKFWKKYRKAYEDIFEHCNEVPWIIVPADDNWYKEYVVAKTLKDTLLGLKMKYPELKD, encoded by the coding sequence ATGAGTAAGATTAAGTTAGCAGATATTAATACCACAGCTCCCAAAAAACTGGACAAAGACAAGACCAAGGCCCTTACCGAGCAGATAAGAGCAGAGCTGGATGAGTTACAGAACCTGCTCTATGCTGAACATAAACATGCCATCCTCATTGTGCTGCAGGGAATGGATGCCAGCGGAAAAGATGGTGCTATCCGTTCAGTAATGAGTACAATGAACCCGGAAGGAGTAAATGTAAAGGCTTTTAAGGTGCCTACTGAGCAGGAACAGGATCATGATTTTTTATGGCGGGTACATCAGCATGCACCACCCAAAGGCATGATTATGGTATTCAATCGTTCTCATTATGAGGAGGTATTGGTGCAACGGGTGCATAAATGGGTGAATGATAAAGTGATTATGAAACGTATGAGTGCAATCAATGATTTTGAGAGATTACTGACCGCGCATGGGAATACGACGATCCTGAAATTCTATCTGCATATATCGGCTGAGGAGCAGGCAGAGCGCCTGCAGGAGCGGACTACCAATCCCAAAAAAATGTGGAAGTACAATAAGGGAGATCTGATAGAAGCGAAGTTCTGGAAGAAGTACAGGAAAGCATATGAAGATATATTTGAGCATTGCAATGAAGTGCCGTGGATAATTGTACCGGCAGATGATAACTGGTATAAGGAATACGTAGTGGCGAAAACGTTGAAGGATACACTGCTGGGATTGAAGATGAAGTACCCGGAGTTAAAAGATTAA